One genomic segment of Pseudomonas sp. p1(2021b) includes these proteins:
- a CDS encoding dipeptidase → MHDLLMIDGLQYSNWSPEIFQQMQAGGLSAVHATIAYHENARETLSRLGEWNRRFETWPELIRPVRTASDIRLAHEEGRVGIFFGFQNCSPIEDDIALVEVFRQLGVFIMQLTYNNQSLLASGCYEREDNGISRFGRQVIAEMNRVGMLIDMSHSAERSTLEAIELSSRPVIISHANPSSFHAAKRNKSDAVLRAIAESGGLLGFSTYPFHLKGASECSLESFCDMVARTADLMGVEHIGIGTDLCQAQPLAVLEWMRNGRWSKEKDYGEGSKDNANWPAPLPWFRDSRDFPNIAQGLRARGFAEEDVRSIMGLNWLRLLETATTAQA, encoded by the coding sequence ATGCACGACCTCTTGATGATCGACGGCCTGCAGTATTCCAACTGGAGCCCGGAGATATTCCAGCAGATGCAGGCCGGTGGCCTGAGCGCGGTACACGCCACCATCGCCTACCACGAGAACGCCCGCGAGACCCTGTCGCGCCTGGGCGAGTGGAACCGCCGTTTCGAAACCTGGCCCGAGCTGATCCGCCCGGTGCGCACGGCCAGCGACATCCGCCTGGCCCACGAGGAAGGCCGGGTGGGGATCTTCTTCGGTTTCCAGAACTGCTCGCCCATCGAGGACGACATCGCCCTGGTGGAGGTCTTCCGCCAGCTGGGCGTGTTCATCATGCAGCTCACCTACAACAACCAGAGCCTGCTGGCCAGCGGCTGCTACGAGCGTGAAGACAACGGCATCAGCCGCTTCGGCCGCCAGGTGATCGCCGAGATGAACCGGGTCGGCATGCTGATCGACATGTCCCACAGTGCCGAGCGCAGCACCCTGGAGGCCATCGAACTGTCCAGCCGGCCGGTGATCATCTCCCACGCCAACCCGTCGAGCTTCCATGCCGCCAAGCGCAACAAGTCCGACGCGGTACTGCGTGCCATCGCCGAGTCCGGCGGGTTGCTGGGCTTCAGCACCTACCCGTTCCATCTCAAGGGCGCTTCGGAGTGCTCCCTGGAGAGCTTCTGCGACATGGTCGCGCGTACCGCCGACCTGATGGGCGTCGAGCACATCGGCATCGGCACCGACCTGTGCCAGGCGCAACCGCTGGCCGTACTGGAGTGGATGCGCAACGGCCGCTGGAGCAAGGAGAAGGACTACGGCGAAGGCTCCAAGGACAACGCCAACTGGCCCGCACCGCTGCCCTGGTTCCGCGACAGCCGCGACTTCCCCAACATCGCCCAGGGCTTGCGCGCCCGAGGCTTCGCCGAGGAAGACGTGCGCAGCATCATGGGCCTGAACTGGTTGCGCCTGCTGGAGACCGCCACCACGGCGCAGGCCTGA
- a CDS encoding AraC family transcriptional regulator gives MVSTGTLRKPIILRSRDMHSEAFGALFSRMFDNLYADSLVLSDDLLIGGVYGRHEGVSFRRMHYQGDCCVTFTDPQDEITFVLPSAGKVVFGHQGETVGLPGMGLAIEKRALRTLRVSDGHAQCGMSIRRSLITERLATLLGKPVLQPIRFEPVVSLEVAACHGIRALLELATGNEFDQLIHAGALMPVRLQEMLVDAVLEAWPHNHSQALRRPVPQIAPRHVKLAMDWIRAHPSSATSGTDLAALANVSLRALQQGFRRFLGCSIVDYQRQVRLEQAYESLVHGEPVSVSQVALRHGFSNAGRFAQYFQQAYGVSPAQVRRRG, from the coding sequence ATGGTGAGTACCGGCACGCTCCGCAAACCGATCATTCTCCGCTCCCGGGACATGCACAGCGAGGCGTTCGGTGCACTGTTCTCACGCATGTTCGACAACCTCTACGCTGATTCGCTGGTGCTGTCGGACGACCTGCTCATCGGTGGCGTCTACGGTCGTCATGAGGGCGTCAGCTTTCGCCGTATGCACTACCAGGGCGATTGTTGCGTAACCTTCACCGACCCGCAGGACGAGATCACTTTCGTGTTGCCCAGCGCGGGCAAGGTGGTCTTCGGCCATCAGGGCGAAACCGTCGGGCTGCCTGGCATGGGCCTGGCCATCGAGAAAAGGGCGTTGCGCACCTTGCGCGTGAGCGACGGCCATGCCCAATGCGGCATGTCGATCCGCCGAAGCCTGATCACTGAGCGCTTGGCGACATTACTGGGCAAACCGGTGTTGCAGCCGATTCGCTTCGAGCCGGTGGTGTCGCTGGAGGTCGCTGCATGCCATGGCATTCGCGCCTTGCTCGAGCTGGCCACCGGCAACGAGTTCGACCAGCTGATCCATGCCGGTGCGCTGATGCCGGTGCGTTTGCAGGAAATGCTGGTCGACGCGGTGCTCGAGGCTTGGCCGCACAACCATAGCCAAGCCTTGCGCCGGCCCGTGCCGCAGATCGCGCCACGGCACGTGAAGCTGGCCATGGACTGGATCCGTGCCCACCCATCGAGCGCGACCAGCGGCACGGACTTGGCGGCCCTCGCCAACGTCAGCTTGCGTGCGTTGCAGCAGGGGTTTCGCAGGTTCCTGGGGTGTTCGATCGTGGATTACCAGCGGCAGGTGCGCTTGGAGCAGGCCTACGAGTCATTGGTGCATGGGGAGCCTGTTTCGGTGTCTCAGGTGGCGTTGCGCCATGGCTTCAGCAATGCGGGGCGGTTCGCGCAGTATTTCCAGCAGGCCTATGGCGTGAGCCCGGCGCAGGTTCGGCGCAGAGGGTAG
- a CDS encoding RidA family protein gives MKYAIKTDLFASKAPLEWAVVGNGTLYTAQIPIDAQGQVVAGGIEAQTRQTLDNLRHTLEAAGSSLDAVTQVLIYVTDRSYLATVNSLYGQYFQAPYPNRAAVVVAGLAREEMLVELVVYACL, from the coding sequence ATGAAATACGCCATCAAAACCGACCTGTTCGCCTCAAAGGCCCCGCTGGAATGGGCTGTCGTCGGCAACGGCACGCTCTATACCGCGCAGATCCCCATCGACGCCCAGGGCCAGGTGGTCGCCGGCGGCATCGAAGCCCAGACCCGCCAGACCCTGGACAACCTGCGCCACACCCTGGAAGCCGCAGGCAGCTCGCTGGACGCCGTGACACAGGTGCTGATCTACGTCACCGACCGCAGCTACCTGGCCACGGTCAACAGCCTGTACGGCCAGTATTTCCAGGCGCCCTACCCCAACCGCGCCGCCGTCGTGGTGGCCGGTTTGGCGCGCGAGGAAATGCTGGTGGAGCTGGTGGTGTACGCCTGCCTGTAA
- a CDS encoding tyrosine-protein phosphatase — MYPRVLCSLSLLTLAISTAHGAEPLDTPRLVGMDNFRDVAGTTTAYSTAHDGTLRAGVFYRSNAVTPTASDLAALAPLGIGTVFDLRTPSEIAATPDTLPAGTAYRNIDIIGNNTSGANITDMVFHSAAEAEAMMKETNRAFVYDVGMRSQYTVLFNELARTEDAALFHCTAGKDRTGWTAALLQSIAGVDDATIMQDYLATNAYTAERMAAILDSLPPNLAEIYGPLIGVEASYLQAGLDEVKARYGSMDNYLKQGLGLSQETLYVLRGKMVRFNSLPGQAGLQGNAAAGARLLLGLQDSRLSGTYSAYNYYLQSAIDAGSLGGVEATVGGQVHADAASYLLRQGTMIEQASAPFASGTDLKVGQTRLWSTALASYLGTDGSSHARSSNEHSQGLMIGVTQRFSEQLSAHAGFGYSRGNIGGAGGEADTDLTFLSAGARFAPGSLEQGLFIEADVHAGWFDYQSKRDLGNGLGQAKGDSHGNLAGAGLALGYRMQAGTLTLEPSLGVRVSHVDRSGFTEKGSELALEVDSLQETRRSAVANLQASLAPVELSGGWQLVPGFTLGYEHVLGDHQVDSEGHLLGLDIEQRAAYDNRDLFTAGVNAMASLGAFSVGAEVAAGGGGDSHGVSGSLKASYAF; from the coding sequence GTGTACCCACGTGTCCTTTGCTCCCTGTCCCTGTTGACCCTCGCCATTTCCACCGCCCATGGTGCCGAGCCGCTCGATACCCCGCGTCTGGTGGGCATGGACAACTTCCGCGACGTCGCCGGCACCACCACCGCCTACAGCACCGCCCATGACGGCACCCTGCGCGCAGGGGTGTTCTACCGCTCCAATGCCGTGACCCCGACCGCCTCGGACCTGGCTGCCCTGGCCCCCCTGGGCATCGGCACGGTGTTCGACCTGCGGACCCCCAGCGAGATCGCCGCCACCCCCGACACCCTGCCGGCCGGTACGGCCTACCGGAACATCGACATCATCGGCAACAATACCTCCGGGGCCAACATCACCGACATGGTGTTCCACAGCGCCGCCGAAGCCGAAGCGATGATGAAGGAGACCAACCGTGCCTTCGTCTACGATGTCGGCATGCGCAGCCAGTACACCGTCCTGTTCAACGAGCTGGCCCGCACCGAGGACGCGGCGCTGTTCCATTGCACCGCCGGCAAGGACCGCACCGGCTGGACCGCTGCGCTGCTGCAGAGCATCGCCGGTGTCGACGACGCCACCATCATGCAGGACTACCTGGCCACCAACGCCTACACCGCCGAGCGCATGGCGGCGATCCTCGATTCGCTGCCGCCGAACCTGGCCGAGATCTATGGGCCGTTGATCGGCGTGGAGGCCAGCTACCTGCAGGCAGGGCTGGACGAGGTGAAAGCACGCTACGGCAGCATGGACAACTACCTCAAGCAAGGCCTGGGGCTGTCCCAGGAAACCCTCTATGTGCTGCGTGGCAAGATGGTCCGCTTCAACAGCCTGCCCGGCCAGGCTGGCCTGCAAGGCAACGCCGCGGCAGGCGCGCGGCTATTGCTGGGCCTACAGGACAGTCGCCTGTCGGGCACCTACAGCGCCTACAACTACTACCTGCAATCGGCCATCGATGCCGGCAGCCTGGGCGGCGTCGAGGCCACCGTCGGTGGTCAGGTGCATGCCGACGCTGCCAGCTACCTGCTGCGCCAGGGCACGATGATCGAACAGGCCAGCGCGCCCTTCGCCAGCGGCACGGACCTCAAGGTCGGCCAGACGCGGTTGTGGAGCACAGCCCTGGCCAGCTACTTGGGCACCGACGGCTCGTCCCACGCACGTAGCAGCAACGAGCACAGCCAAGGCCTGATGATCGGCGTGACCCAGCGCTTTTCCGAACAGCTCAGCGCCCATGCAGGCTTCGGCTACAGCCGCGGCAACATCGGCGGCGCCGGCGGCGAGGCGGACACCGACCTGACCTTCCTCAGCGCAGGCGCACGCTTCGCGCCAGGCAGCCTTGAGCAAGGCCTGTTCATCGAGGCCGATGTCCATGCCGGCTGGTTCGACTACCAGAGCAAACGCGACCTGGGTAACGGCCTGGGCCAGGCCAAGGGCGACAGCCATGGCAACCTGGCCGGGGCCGGCTTGGCGCTGGGCTATCGGATGCAGGCGGGCACCCTGACGCTGGAGCCGAGCCTAGGCGTGCGCGTCAGCCACGTGGACCGTTCGGGCTTCACGGAAAAAGGCAGCGAGCTGGCGCTGGAGGTGGACAGCCTCCAGGAAACCCGGCGCAGCGCGGTAGCCAACCTCCAGGCCAGCCTGGCGCCGGTAGAGCTGAGCGGTGGCTGGCAGCTGGTGCCGGGGTTCACGCTGGGGTACGAGCATGTGCTGGGCGACCATCAGGTCGACAGCGAAGGCCACCTGCTGGGGCTGGATATCGAACAGCGCGCGGCGTACGACAACCGCGACCTGTTCACTGCCGGGGTCAATGCGATGGCCTCCCTTGGAGCGTTCAGCGTGGGGGCTGAAGTGGCGGCTGGCGGTGGCGGTGACAGCCATGGGGTGAGCGGTAGCCTGAAGGCCAGCTACGCGTTTTGA
- the nhaA gene encoding Na+/H+ antiporter NhaA: MNAPLPTLTSQSVLRRLLASEAAGGVLLMFTAALAIVIANSPWAEAYQHLLHLPVGPTLSDKLGPMTVHLWINDGLMAVFFLLVGLEIKRELVDGRLATWEQRRLPALPALMGMALPALIYLAFSRSEPGLAGGWAIPAATDIAFAVGALALLGRHAPLSLKVMLVSVAIIDDMGAVAIIALFYTSSINLVALAAAAGIVVVLLAFNRLRVVSLWPYLLGIAALWYVTLLSGVHATIAGVVGALLIPYSAGAGKGDDASPLLKLEHGLAPWVGFLIVPAFGFANAGVSFSHLSWSDVLAPLPLSIALGLLLGKQLGVFAGVLLAVKTGLAAKPRGASWLQIYGVAMLCGIGFTMSLFIGELAFPGQPERIDEAKIGILLGSLLSALIACAILRFAPKREA, translated from the coding sequence ATGAATGCACCCCTTCCCACCCTCACCTCGCAATCGGTGCTGCGCCGCTTGCTGGCCAGCGAAGCCGCAGGCGGCGTGTTGTTGATGTTCACTGCAGCCCTGGCCATCGTGATCGCCAACAGCCCCTGGGCCGAGGCCTACCAACACCTGCTGCACCTGCCCGTGGGGCCGACGCTCAGCGACAAGCTCGGGCCGATGACCGTGCACCTGTGGATCAACGACGGTCTGATGGCGGTGTTCTTCCTGCTGGTGGGCCTGGAGATCAAGCGCGAGCTGGTCGATGGCCGGCTCGCCACCTGGGAACAACGGCGCCTGCCGGCCTTGCCGGCACTGATGGGTATGGCCCTGCCGGCGCTGATCTACCTGGCGTTTTCGCGCAGCGAACCGGGGCTTGCCGGTGGCTGGGCGATCCCCGCCGCCACCGACATCGCCTTCGCCGTCGGCGCCCTGGCACTGCTGGGGCGGCATGCGCCGCTGTCGTTGAAGGTGATGCTGGTCTCGGTGGCGATCATCGACGACATGGGCGCCGTGGCGATCATCGCGTTGTTCTACACCTCGTCGATCAACCTGGTGGCCCTGGCGGCGGCAGCCGGGATCGTCGTTGTCCTGCTGGCGTTCAACCGCTTGCGCGTGGTGTCGCTGTGGCCCTACCTGCTGGGCATCGCCGCGCTGTGGTACGTGACCCTGCTCTCCGGCGTGCATGCCACCATCGCCGGCGTGGTCGGCGCGCTGCTGATTCCCTACAGCGCCGGGGCCGGCAAAGGTGACGACGCCAGCCCGTTGCTCAAGCTCGAGCATGGCCTGGCACCTTGGGTCGGTTTCCTGATCGTGCCGGCCTTCGGCTTCGCCAATGCCGGTGTGTCCTTCAGCCACCTGAGCTGGAGCGACGTACTCGCCCCGCTGCCGCTGAGCATCGCCCTGGGCCTGCTGCTGGGCAAGCAACTGGGGGTGTTCGCCGGGGTGCTGCTGGCGGTCAAGACGGGCCTGGCGGCCAAACCGCGCGGCGCCAGCTGGCTGCAGATCTATGGCGTGGCCATGCTCTGCGGCATTGGCTTCACCATGAGCCTGTTCATTGGCGAACTGGCCTTCCCGGGGCAGCCGGAGCGTATCGACGAAGCGAAAATCGGCATCCTCCTCGGCTCGCTGCTGTCGGCACTGATCGCCTGCGCCATCCTGCGCTTTGCGCCCAAGCGCGAAGCCTAG
- a CDS encoding mechanosensitive ion channel family protein gives MNERLLDPLTNSTIFGISVLNWLLALGVSLVTFLVARWAISFVKRRVQGWSAHDGHFAQVLAKVLEGTSNVLLFLAALLIGLSVLDLPERWLDRVGSLWFVVAALQIGLWANRAIALGLSRYFARHSSAGLYQGSALATLSAWGARVLLWSMVLLAMLSNLGVNITAFVASLGVGGIAVALAVQNILGDLFASLSIAVDKPFEVGDFIVIGPLAGTVEHIGLKTTRIRSLGGEQIVMANAGMISSTIQNYKRLQERRIVFEFGLSYDTPTEAVKKAPGIVAQVIQKQDKVRFDRAHLRGFGKESLEFECVYIVLDPGYNLYMDIQQAINFQLLEQFAGIGAKFAVPARAIKVTSLPEASNQMGRDHGGLKARE, from the coding sequence ATGAACGAACGCTTGCTGGACCCGCTGACGAACTCGACCATCTTTGGCATCTCTGTCCTTAACTGGTTGCTGGCCCTGGGAGTCAGCCTGGTCACCTTCCTGGTCGCCCGCTGGGCCATCAGCTTCGTCAAGCGCAGGGTGCAGGGCTGGTCCGCCCATGATGGCCACTTCGCCCAGGTGCTGGCCAAGGTGCTCGAAGGCACCAGCAATGTCCTGTTGTTCCTCGCCGCCCTGCTCATCGGTCTGAGCGTGCTGGACCTGCCGGAGCGCTGGCTGGACCGGGTCGGCAGCCTATGGTTCGTGGTGGCTGCGTTGCAGATCGGCCTGTGGGCCAACCGCGCCATCGCCCTTGGCCTGTCCCGCTATTTCGCCCGGCACAGCAGCGCCGGCCTCTACCAGGGCAGTGCCCTGGCCACGCTGTCCGCCTGGGGCGCCAGGGTGCTGCTCTGGTCGATGGTGCTGCTGGCCATGCTCTCCAACCTCGGGGTGAACATCACCGCCTTCGTCGCGAGCCTGGGCGTGGGCGGCATCGCCGTGGCGCTGGCGGTGCAGAACATTCTCGGCGACCTGTTCGCCTCGCTTTCCATCGCCGTAGACAAGCCGTTCGAAGTGGGCGATTTCATCGTCATCGGCCCGCTGGCCGGGACGGTGGAGCACATCGGGCTGAAGACCACACGCATCCGCAGCCTCGGCGGCGAGCAGATCGTCATGGCCAACGCTGGCATGATCAGCAGCACCATCCAGAACTACAAACGCCTGCAAGAGCGGCGCATTGTCTTCGAGTTCGGCCTTTCCTACGACACCCCCACCGAAGCGGTGAAGAAGGCCCCGGGTATCGTCGCGCAAGTGATCCAGAAGCAGGACAAGGTACGCTTCGACCGTGCCCACCTGCGCGGTTTCGGCAAGGAGTCGCTGGAGTTCGAATGCGTCTACATCGTGCTCGATCCGGGGTACAACCTGTACATGGACATCCAGCAGGCGATCAACTTCCAGCTGCTGGAACAGTTCGCCGGCATCGGCGCGAAATTCGCCGTGCCGGCGCGGGCGATCAAGGTGACCTCGCTGCCGGAAGCCTCTAACCAGATGGGCCGCGACCACGGTGGCCTCAAGGCCAGGGAGTGA
- a CDS encoding DUF3726 domain-containing protein — protein MRVSLNEIQVMCRKAFEGMGFAAGDCEDAADLVGWLHLQGLDGLGTVAKALDYLQREADRPYALRYEDSAVLVIDAQGQSVLRCAATAVELALGKALRTGQALLRIHQCHNRLLLLGYLSRAAELGLEVQARWGDARQQHVATFAAGAVRPALHSDEQVASTTPEQCITVLFNRPARHTGPVAVPLALPTDGFTVGEQTWQRLKQLAEHILVESTEASRRHGAGGGSDAD, from the coding sequence ATGCGTGTATCGCTCAATGAAATCCAGGTGATGTGCCGCAAGGCCTTCGAAGGCATGGGCTTTGCCGCCGGCGATTGCGAGGATGCCGCCGACCTGGTCGGCTGGCTGCACCTGCAAGGCCTCGATGGCCTCGGCACCGTGGCCAAAGCCCTGGACTACCTGCAACGGGAAGCCGACCGCCCCTACGCCTTGCGCTACGAGGACAGCGCCGTGCTGGTGATCGACGCCCAGGGCCAGAGCGTGCTGCGCTGTGCCGCGACCGCGGTGGAGCTGGCGCTGGGCAAGGCCTTGCGCACTGGCCAGGCGCTGTTGCGCATCCACCAGTGCCACAACCGCCTGTTGCTGCTGGGCTACCTGAGCCGGGCCGCGGAGCTGGGGCTCGAGGTGCAGGCCCGCTGGGGCGATGCCCGCCAGCAACACGTGGCGACTTTCGCCGCCGGTGCCGTCCGCCCTGCGCTGCACAGCGATGAACAGGTCGCCTCCACCACGCCCGAACAGTGCATCACGGTGCTGTTCAACCGGCCTGCCCGGCACACCGGACCCGTAGCCGTTCCCCTAGCCCTGCCCACCGACGGCTTCACCGTCGGCGAGCAGACCTGGCAGCGGCTCAAGCAGCTGGCCGAGCACATCCTGGTCGAAAGCACCGAAGCCTCGCGCCGACATGGCGCTGGCGGCGGCAGCGATGCCGACTGA
- a CDS encoding nuclear transport factor 2 family protein — protein sequence MDLEQRIDRLEALEAIRELKHRYLNACDLKDVAAIRDCFATGEVLIDYGPLGLFRDRESFLALFRELACVPRVIDLHHAANPEIDFQDTDNARARWALHYQNRDGETGATRQLGGFYQDRYQRLEGQWRIVETVFRGHFDVARPGGG from the coding sequence GTGGACCTGGAACAACGCATCGACCGCCTGGAAGCCCTGGAGGCTATCCGCGAGCTCAAGCATCGCTACCTGAACGCCTGCGACCTGAAGGACGTGGCGGCCATCCGTGACTGCTTCGCCACGGGCGAGGTGCTGATCGACTATGGGCCGCTGGGCCTCTTCCGCGACCGGGAATCGTTCCTGGCGTTGTTCCGCGAGTTGGCCTGCGTGCCCAGGGTGATCGACCTGCACCACGCTGCCAACCCGGAGATCGACTTCCAGGACACCGACAACGCCAGGGCCCGTTGGGCCCTGCATTACCAGAACCGCGACGGCGAGACCGGCGCGACCCGCCAGTTGGGCGGGTTCTACCAGGACCGCTACCAACGACTCGAAGGGCAATGGCGGATCGTCGAAACGGTGTTCCGCGGTCACTTCGACGTGGCGCGTCCAGGGGGCGGCTGA
- a CDS encoding BCCT family transporter encodes MKNPTTLQAEGQAMRLPLARDIDWPLFLISGGFLGAFLLAALIDIDAVSALVNTLFAWSTKAFGLYWQVLMLATFVVSLAIGFSKCGRVRLGGITQRPDISTFNWIAVIMCALLAGGGAFWAAAEPLMHFASPPPLFAGLQPNSEAAATAALAQSFVHWGFLAWAVLGSLLAIVLMHLHYDKGLPLAPRTLLYPLFGERALKGPIGTLADAASIVAVVAGTIGPIGFLGLQISSALHTVWGVPNGIVTQSITIILVTLMYTVSCLVGLKGIRFVSEINVWLMLGLAVFMVVFGPTLFILGGFPAAFALHVEHFIPMTMFRADPKWLDWWTVFYWGWFIGYAPMVALYVARISRGRTIREIIMTLSIIAPLVTMFWFTVVGGAGIGLELQTPGIVTAHGSQPEDLLLGVTQNLPLGGLVSALFLFLSFISVATNGDAMAFTVALAMSSTDKPKKWLCGFWAIGMGLAAVVLITIGAGGVTALQSFIVITAVPVSLVILPALWDAVRIARHMAREQGI; translated from the coding sequence ATGAAAAACCCAACCACCCTGCAGGCTGAAGGCCAGGCCATGCGTCTGCCGCTGGCACGCGACATCGACTGGCCGCTGTTCTTGATCAGCGGCGGTTTCCTCGGCGCCTTCCTGCTCGCCGCGCTGATCGACATCGACGCCGTCTCGGCGTTGGTCAACACCCTGTTCGCCTGGTCGACCAAGGCCTTCGGCCTGTACTGGCAAGTCCTGATGCTGGCGACCTTCGTGGTCAGCCTGGCGATCGGCTTCTCCAAATGCGGACGCGTGCGCCTGGGTGGCATCACCCAGCGCCCGGACATCAGCACCTTCAACTGGATCGCGGTGATCATGTGCGCCCTGCTGGCCGGTGGCGGCGCCTTCTGGGCCGCCGCCGAACCGCTGATGCATTTCGCCAGTCCGCCACCGCTGTTCGCAGGCCTGCAGCCGAACAGCGAAGCAGCGGCTACCGCGGCCCTGGCACAGTCGTTCGTGCACTGGGGCTTTCTGGCCTGGGCGGTGCTCGGCAGCCTGCTGGCGATCGTGCTGATGCATCTTCATTACGACAAGGGCCTGCCACTGGCACCGCGCACCCTGCTCTACCCGTTGTTCGGCGAGCGGGCACTCAAGGGCCCTATCGGCACCTTGGCCGACGCCGCCTCGATCGTCGCCGTGGTGGCCGGCACCATCGGCCCTATCGGCTTCCTCGGTCTGCAGATCAGCAGCGCACTGCATACCGTCTGGGGCGTGCCCAACGGCATCGTCACCCAATCGATCACCATCATCCTGGTCACGCTGATGTACACCGTCTCGTGCCTGGTGGGGCTCAAGGGCATCCGCTTCGTCAGCGAGATCAACGTGTGGCTGATGCTTGGCCTTGCCGTGTTCATGGTGGTGTTCGGCCCGACGCTGTTCATCCTCGGCGGTTTCCCGGCAGCCTTCGCCCTGCACGTGGAGCACTTCATCCCGATGACGATGTTCCGCGCCGACCCCAAGTGGCTGGACTGGTGGACGGTGTTCTACTGGGGCTGGTTCATCGGCTACGCGCCCATGGTGGCGCTGTACGTCGCGCGCATCTCGCGGGGCCGCACCATTCGCGAGATCATCATGACGTTGTCGATCATCGCCCCGCTGGTGACCATGTTCTGGTTCACCGTGGTCGGTGGCGCGGGCATCGGCCTGGAACTACAGACCCCAGGTATCGTCACTGCCCACGGTTCACAGCCTGAAGACCTGCTGCTGGGCGTGACCCAGAACCTGCCGCTCGGTGGCCTGGTCAGCGCGCTGTTCCTGTTCCTGAGCTTCATCTCGGTGGCCACCAATGGCGATGCCATGGCGTTCACCGTGGCGCTGGCGATGTCCAGCACCGACAAACCGAAGAAGTGGCTGTGCGGCTTCTGGGCCATCGGCATGGGCCTGGCAGCGGTGGTGCTGATCACCATCGGCGCGGGCGGTGTGACGGCCCTGCAGTCCTTCATTGTCATCACTGCGGTGCCGGTGTCGCTGGTGATCCTGCCAGCGCTGTGGGATGCGGTACGCATCGCCCGGCACATGGCCCGCGAACAAGGCATCTGA